The Synergistaceae bacterium genome has a segment encoding these proteins:
- a CDS encoding C4-dicarboxylate ABC transporter substrate-binding protein, whose translation MKKALIVLLLAALVGPALVAQASTEAKPVELVYT comes from the coding sequence ATGAAAAAAGCATTGATCGTTTTGTTGCTCGCAGCCCTGGTGGGCCCGGCACTCGTTGCCCAGGCCTCCACGGAAGCCAAGCCCGTCGAACTGGTCTACAC